From the genome of Phytohabitans rumicis, one region includes:
- a CDS encoding TolB family protein translates to MKGSPMLCTRSRMGPALAAASVIAVVAGGNSAVVASPRGAGIERVSVSTGGGQADGDSAFQAISANGRFVAFDSFGSNLVPQDTNGALDVFVRDRRAGTTERVSVSGTGQQGGGDSYGPAISADGRYVAFGSFADLVPGDINGIPDIFVRDRLAGTTTQVSVSSSEVPADYESRFPAISADGRYITFSSSAGNLVRGDTNEAMDVFVRDRLAGTTTRVSVSSTGGQADGISDDAAISANGRFVTFATDAANLVRGDTNDNTDVLVRDRLAGTTTRVSVSSSGGQANAYNVDPVISADGRYIAFESYAANLAGGDTNDTPDIYVHDRWARSTTRVSVSSTGEQPDRFAGGASISANGRWVLFYSDASNLTPAGGDGLAGAFVRDRLAGTTTRVTPLNPGWESETESIYLAKISADGRSIVFTTAAANLVPDDTNDRYDVFARDIG, encoded by the coding sequence GTGAAGGGAAGTCCGATGCTGTGCACGCGGAGCAGGATGGGTCCGGCGCTGGCGGCGGCCAGCGTGATCGCCGTGGTGGCGGGCGGCAACTCCGCGGTGGTTGCATCGCCGCGCGGCGCCGGGATCGAGCGGGTCAGTGTCTCCACCGGCGGCGGGCAGGCCGACGGTGACAGCGCGTTCCAGGCGATCAGCGCGAACGGGCGGTTCGTGGCCTTCGATTCCTTCGGATCGAACCTCGTACCGCAGGACACCAACGGCGCGTTGGACGTTTTCGTGCGGGACCGGCGGGCCGGCACCACCGAACGGGTCAGCGTGTCCGGCACCGGCCAGCAGGGCGGCGGGGACAGCTACGGTCCGGCGATCAGTGCCGACGGCCGCTACGTCGCCTTCGGCTCCTTCGCCGATTTGGTACCTGGGGACATCAACGGCATTCCGGACATCTTCGTGCGAGACCGGCTGGCCGGCACCACGACCCAGGTCAGCGTCTCGAGCTCCGAAGTACCCGCGGACTACGAAAGCCGATTCCCAGCGATCAGCGCCGACGGCCGGTACATAACGTTCTCCTCCTCCGCGGGCAACCTGGTCCGGGGTGACACGAACGAGGCCATGGACGTCTTCGTGCGGGACCGGCTGGCCGGCACGACCACCCGGGTCAGCGTGTCCAGCACCGGCGGGCAGGCCGACGGCATCAGCGACGACGCGGCGATCAGCGCCAACGGCCGGTTCGTCACCTTCGCCACCGACGCGGCCAACCTGGTCCGGGGTGACACGAACGACAACACCGACGTCCTCGTGCGGGACCGGCTGGCCGGCACGACCACCCGGGTCAGCGTCTCAAGCTCTGGCGGGCAGGCCAACGCCTACAACGTGGACCCGGTGATCAGCGCCGACGGCCGGTACATTGCGTTCGAGTCGTACGCTGCGAATCTCGCTGGCGGCGACACCAACGACACCCCAGACATCTACGTACACGACCGATGGGCTCGCAGTACCACCCGGGTCAGCGTGTCGAGCACCGGCGAGCAACCGGACAGATTCGCCGGCGGGGCAAGCATCAGCGCCAACGGCCGATGGGTGCTGTTCTACTCCGACGCCTCGAACCTGACCCCAGCCGGCGGCGACGGGCTGGCGGGCGCCTTCGTCCGGGACCGGCTAGCCGGCACCACCACCCGGGTCACTCCGTTGAACCCCGGCTGGGAATCCGAGACGGAGAGCATCTACCTGGCCAAGATCAGCGCGGACGGCCGGTCCATTGTGTTCACCACCGCCGCCGCCAACCTTGTCCCGGACGACACCAACGACCGGTACGACGTGTTCGCCCGGGACATCGGCTGA
- a CDS encoding MMPL family transporter: MTVTLPRTQERPAPARARPGVLGRLGGLAFRRRGRVLLAWLVGLAIAFGLSSILGGDFAADYSAPGSDSKLAQDRLAQRFPARAGDSVDVVVRANTPVTDVAVREEVAALLAKLAGLPHVAGVDDPYASPGGVSADGRTLLARLNLDVANPADMPVADTERLLGAAEEASRPGLEVALGGRSIQVAEGNEVGSEGIGLLVAAVILLVMFGTVVAAGLPLGVAIAGLAVSGTLTGLVAALLDVPDWAPVLASMLGIALGIDYALLMVTRFREWRAKGLNPEDATVATMDTAGRAVLVAGGTVLVSMLGLFAMGLSFMSGAAAVTMVAVFVVLAAAVTLFPALLGYLGKWIDRLRVPLVTRKATRMGPARGWTWWNRLVRRYRVVGMLAGVAALLALAVPFLSVNFGFPDAGNDGAGTSSRRSYDAVAEGFGPGANGPLLLVADVAVAARLGAELSETPGVAAVSPAQLNPAGDTALMTVVPATGPQDAATEELVRTIRERVIPAATAGTDAEAYVGGVTATAIDTNTNIAKRLPLLIGGVVLLSMLLLMLAFRSVVIPLTAAALNLLSVAAAYGVVALALQGGWLGQLIGIDTATPLAAFIPVLMFAILFGLSMDYEVFLLSRMREGWVRTRDNGRAVGDGLASTGRVITAAAAIMLAVFAAFVPSSDIAVKVFGFGMAVAILIDVTVVRMLLVPAAMHLLGRANWWLPAPLERVLPQLHVEGRPDTT; the protein is encoded by the coding sequence ATGACCGTCACCCTGCCCAGAACCCAGGAACGCCCGGCGCCGGCCCGTGCGCGGCCGGGCGTGCTCGGCCGTCTTGGCGGGTTAGCCTTCCGCCGGCGCGGGCGGGTGTTGCTGGCCTGGTTGGTGGGCCTCGCGATCGCGTTCGGGCTGTCGTCCATATTGGGCGGTGACTTCGCGGCCGACTACTCGGCGCCCGGCTCCGACTCGAAGCTGGCCCAGGATCGGCTGGCGCAGCGGTTCCCGGCGCGCGCCGGCGACAGCGTCGACGTCGTGGTACGCGCGAACACCCCCGTGACCGACGTGGCCGTACGCGAAGAGGTGGCCGCCCTGCTCGCCAAGCTGGCCGGCCTGCCTCATGTGGCCGGCGTGGACGACCCGTACGCGTCGCCCGGCGGCGTATCCGCGGACGGCCGGACGCTGCTGGCCAGGCTGAACCTCGACGTGGCGAACCCGGCGGACATGCCGGTCGCCGACACCGAGCGCCTCCTCGGGGCGGCCGAGGAGGCCAGCCGCCCGGGGCTGGAGGTCGCGCTTGGCGGGCGTTCCATCCAGGTGGCCGAGGGAAACGAGGTCGGGTCCGAGGGCATCGGCCTGCTGGTGGCGGCCGTCATCCTGCTGGTCATGTTCGGCACCGTGGTCGCGGCGGGGCTGCCGCTCGGCGTGGCGATCGCCGGGCTGGCGGTCAGCGGAACGCTCACCGGACTCGTCGCCGCGCTGCTCGACGTGCCCGATTGGGCGCCGGTGCTGGCCTCGATGCTGGGGATCGCGCTGGGCATCGACTACGCCCTGCTGATGGTGACCCGCTTCCGGGAGTGGCGCGCCAAAGGCCTGAACCCGGAGGACGCCACGGTGGCCACAATGGACACAGCCGGCCGGGCGGTGCTCGTGGCCGGCGGCACCGTGCTGGTGAGCATGCTGGGGCTGTTCGCGATGGGGCTGTCCTTCATGAGCGGGGCGGCCGCCGTCACGATGGTGGCCGTCTTCGTGGTGTTGGCCGCGGCGGTCACGCTCTTCCCCGCGCTGCTGGGCTACCTGGGCAAGTGGATCGATCGCTTGCGGGTACCGCTGGTAACCCGCAAGGCCACGCGGATGGGGCCGGCCCGCGGCTGGACGTGGTGGAACCGGTTGGTACGCCGGTACCGCGTCGTGGGCATGCTGGCCGGGGTGGCGGCGCTGCTCGCCTTGGCTGTGCCGTTCCTCAGCGTCAACTTCGGCTTCCCGGACGCGGGCAACGACGGCGCGGGCACGTCCAGCCGGCGGTCGTACGACGCGGTGGCCGAGGGCTTCGGGCCGGGTGCCAACGGGCCGCTGTTGCTGGTCGCCGACGTGGCCGTCGCCGCCCGCCTGGGTGCCGAGCTCTCCGAAACGCCCGGCGTCGCGGCGGTGTCGCCAGCCCAGCTCAACCCGGCCGGTGACACCGCGCTGATGACCGTGGTGCCGGCAACCGGGCCGCAGGACGCCGCCACCGAGGAACTCGTCCGCACCATCCGGGAGCGGGTGATCCCGGCCGCCACCGCCGGCACCGACGCCGAGGCGTACGTGGGCGGGGTGACCGCGACCGCGATCGACACCAACACCAACATCGCCAAGCGGCTCCCACTGCTCATCGGCGGCGTGGTGCTGCTGTCGATGCTTCTGCTGATGCTGGCGTTCCGCAGCGTCGTGATCCCGCTGACCGCGGCGGCGCTCAACCTGCTGTCGGTCGCGGCGGCGTACGGCGTGGTGGCGCTCGCGCTGCAGGGAGGCTGGCTCGGTCAGCTGATCGGCATCGACACCGCGACGCCGCTCGCCGCGTTCATCCCGGTACTGATGTTCGCGATCCTCTTTGGACTGTCCATGGACTACGAGGTGTTCTTGCTCAGCCGCATGCGCGAAGGCTGGGTCCGCACCCGGGACAACGGTCGCGCGGTGGGCGACGGACTCGCCAGTACCGGACGGGTGATCACCGCGGCGGCGGCCATCATGCTCGCGGTATTCGCGGCGTTCGTGCCCAGCTCGGACATCGCGGTCAAGGTCTTCGGCTTCGGCATGGCGGTGGCCATCCTCATCGACGTCACCGTGGTGCGGATGCTGCTGGTGCCGGCCGCCATGCACCTGCTCGGCCGGGCCAACTGGTGGCTGCCCGCGCCGCTGGAGCGCGTGCTGCCGCAGCTCCACGTCGAGGGCCGGCCGGACACCACATAG
- a CDS encoding tetratricopeptide repeat protein, producing the protein MSKARGDLAEQAKAAFGLADLARLTFGELEYALAHYQEARDRYAAVGDEAGEATAVLGIAHIARITGDNRSALHRYQEAAGAFARLRDPRGHAYATWGMAAIHNRLGDLDRARELFERALAHDIRLGYEFGQAEDERGLGKVALHAGDLDAARIRFHNAYELSSKIGYRRGQAHNLLGLGKVARAAGDMETARRLCTQALTIYRELGLALAAKARDELAAIDAEPTARP; encoded by the coding sequence GTGAGCAAGGCCCGCGGCGACCTGGCCGAGCAGGCCAAGGCCGCGTTCGGGCTGGCCGACCTCGCCCGGCTCACCTTCGGCGAACTCGAGTACGCGCTCGCGCACTACCAGGAGGCTCGCGACCGGTACGCCGCGGTCGGTGACGAGGCTGGCGAAGCCACCGCGGTACTGGGTATCGCCCACATCGCGCGGATCACCGGCGATAACCGGTCCGCCCTCCACCGCTACCAGGAGGCCGCCGGCGCGTTCGCCCGCCTGCGTGATCCTCGTGGTCACGCCTACGCGACGTGGGGAATGGCGGCCATCCACAACCGTCTCGGCGACCTCGATCGCGCGCGGGAACTGTTCGAGCGGGCCCTCGCCCACGACATCCGCCTCGGCTACGAGTTCGGACAGGCGGAAGACGAACGCGGGCTCGGCAAGGTGGCGCTCCACGCGGGGGACCTGGACGCCGCCCGAATCCGGTTCCACAACGCGTACGAGTTGTCCTCCAAGATCGGCTACCGTCGCGGCCAAGCGCACAACCTGCTCGGTCTCGGCAAGGTCGCCCGAGCCGCCGGAGACATGGAAACCGCCCGGCGCCTCTGCACCCAGGCGTTGACTATCTATCGCGAACTGGGCCTCGCTCTCGCCGCCAAAGCCCGCGACGAACTGGCAGCCATCGACGCTGAACCGACGGCCCGCCCATGA
- a CDS encoding FAD-binding oxidoreductase: MTITTATLSGTRTELPDDVLDQFRAQLRGEVLTASDPGFDQVRPVFNAMHQEKPALAIECSGTADVIDAVNFARDRQLAVTVRGGGHSVAGLSSQEGGVLIDLSQMRAVDVDVEERVAHVQGGALWGDVDRETQAFGLATPGGVVSDTGVAGLTLGGGYGWLRRKYGLSCDNVLSAKVVCADGVLRTASPATNPDLFWAIRGGGGNFGIITSFTFRLHELGPIVAAATVFYPMDAAEQVLRRWRDHVATVPDEVTTELVCVTMPAAPELPPEIHDQPCVVVAGVYAGKDLDAGMRALQPLRELGTPLADASQPMPYSVIQSDFDAFFPRAAFQAYWKSVYLPDLTDGAIDVVAAKARHRPTPLTLVNLLHMGGAVARVGEEETAFAQRRAPFMVSIDGHWPDPAQNAEKIAWVRSAWDDVARFGTGEVYLNFMGLADEAPSTNVDTAFGRNLARLAQIKATYDPGNFFRNNNNITPAS, translated from the coding sequence ATGACCATCACCACGGCGACGCTCAGCGGCACGCGGACAGAGCTTCCGGACGACGTGCTCGACCAGTTCCGGGCGCAACTGCGCGGCGAGGTGCTGACCGCGAGCGACCCGGGCTTCGACCAGGTCCGCCCGGTGTTCAACGCCATGCACCAGGAAAAACCCGCGCTCGCCATCGAGTGCAGCGGCACGGCAGACGTCATCGACGCGGTGAACTTCGCCCGCGATCGCCAGCTCGCCGTGACGGTACGCGGCGGCGGGCACTCGGTCGCCGGCCTGTCCAGCCAGGAGGGCGGCGTCCTGATCGACCTGTCCCAGATGCGCGCCGTGGACGTGGACGTCGAGGAACGGGTCGCGCACGTACAGGGCGGCGCGCTCTGGGGCGACGTGGACCGGGAAACCCAGGCGTTCGGCCTGGCCACCCCGGGTGGAGTGGTCTCCGATACCGGCGTCGCCGGCCTGACCCTCGGCGGCGGCTACGGCTGGCTGCGCCGCAAGTACGGGCTCTCCTGCGACAACGTGCTGTCCGCGAAGGTCGTCTGCGCCGACGGGGTGCTGCGGACCGCGTCACCCGCCACCAATCCCGACCTGTTCTGGGCGATCCGCGGCGGCGGCGGAAACTTCGGCATCATCACCTCGTTCACGTTCCGGCTCCATGAGCTCGGGCCGATCGTCGCGGCCGCCACGGTCTTCTACCCGATGGACGCGGCCGAGCAGGTCCTCCGGCGCTGGCGGGACCACGTGGCGACGGTCCCGGACGAGGTGACCACCGAACTGGTCTGCGTCACCATGCCGGCTGCGCCGGAGCTGCCACCCGAGATCCACGACCAGCCGTGCGTCGTCGTCGCCGGCGTATACGCCGGAAAGGATCTCGACGCGGGCATGCGCGCCCTGCAACCCCTGCGCGAGTTGGGCACCCCGCTGGCCGACGCCTCACAACCGATGCCGTACTCCGTCATCCAGTCGGACTTCGACGCCTTCTTCCCCCGCGCCGCGTTTCAGGCGTACTGGAAGTCTGTCTACCTGCCGGACCTGACCGACGGGGCGATCGACGTCGTCGCGGCCAAGGCACGGCACCGGCCCACGCCGCTCACCCTGGTCAACCTCCTGCACATGGGCGGAGCCGTTGCCCGCGTCGGCGAGGAGGAGACCGCTTTCGCGCAGCGGCGGGCGCCGTTCATGGTGTCGATCGACGGACACTGGCCCGACCCGGCCCAGAACGCCGAAAAGATCGCCTGGGTCCGCTCGGCGTGGGACGACGTCGCCAGGTTCGGCACCGGCGAGGTCTATCTCAACTTCATGGGACTGGCCGACGAGGCACCGAGCACCAATGTGGACACCGCCTTCGGCCGCAATCTGGCCCGCCTCGCCCAGATCAAAGCGACGTACGACCCGGGCAACTTCTTCCGCAACAACAACAACATCACGCCCGCCAGCTGA
- a CDS encoding cellulose binding domain-containing protein, with protein MRNNAMRWRSRLGALAGLLALLIGGAVLVAPGAAFADTATLSRRPLGPHSYILNFTITNDTSAPINGWRMEFDLPPGELVQGLFAFDIRVTRADPHFILENARQIVLAPGQSASYGIAILGDSWPINCVTRGTPCSITTAVSS; from the coding sequence GTGCGTAATAACGCAATGCGGTGGCGATCACGGCTCGGCGCATTGGCCGGGCTGCTGGCTCTGCTTATCGGGGGAGCGGTGCTGGTCGCGCCTGGCGCGGCCTTCGCGGACACGGCGACCCTGAGCCGGCGGCCACTCGGCCCACATTCGTACATCCTTAACTTCACGATCACAAACGATACGAGCGCTCCAATAAACGGCTGGCGGATGGAGTTCGACCTTCCCCCGGGAGAGCTCGTCCAAGGGCTTTTCGCGTTCGATATCCGCGTCACCAGGGCCGACCCGCATTTCATCCTCGAGAACGCGAGGCAGATCGTGCTGGCCCCGGGCCAGTCGGCCAGCTACGGCATCGCCATCCTCGGCGACAGTTGGCCAATCAACTGCGTCACCCGCGGCACGCCGTGCAGCATCACGACGGCCGTGTCCTCCTGA
- a CDS encoding VOC family protein, translating to MAEIKVRLDHCVIAVSDWERSTNFYRDVLGAEVVDHPDGRVAYRFGDQQLNVHGPGLDIGTLVASPPVVPGGSDLCFVWPGTVEEAMARLRHHRVPVEQGPVVRWGGRGQGTSIYFRDPDGSLLELIVYAPNAAARTHPAAPA from the coding sequence ATGGCGGAGATCAAGGTCAGGCTCGACCACTGCGTGATCGCGGTGAGCGACTGGGAGCGGTCGACGAACTTCTACCGGGACGTGCTGGGAGCGGAGGTCGTCGACCACCCCGACGGTCGCGTCGCATACCGGTTCGGCGATCAGCAACTCAACGTCCACGGACCCGGTTTGGACATCGGCACGCTGGTGGCGAGCCCGCCGGTGGTGCCGGGCGGTAGCGATCTCTGCTTCGTGTGGCCGGGCACCGTCGAGGAAGCCATGGCCCGCCTACGCCACCACCGAGTGCCGGTGGAGCAGGGACCGGTCGTCCGCTGGGGCGGGCGCGGCCAGGGCACGAGTATCTACTTTCGCGACCCGGACGGTTCGCTGCTGGAACTGATCGTCTACGCGCCTAACGCCGCGGCGCGGACCCATCCGGCCGCGCCGGCGTGA
- a CDS encoding LysR family transcriptional regulator, translating into MDSEAVRSFVRAAELGQLQHAADELGVTQQAVSKRIATLEREVGVRLFTRTARGVELTLDGQAFLPHARSIVTGVDRAITAIRPGSRALRIDVLGLRSAQAVVLHDYWRSHPETDLDVVTLRVNDPRVAVAAVQAGDVDASFRTVTDPATLPRDVQMIHAFDSPLELLVGPRHPLAAARTLTPPQLRKHRIWVPGIAPRSEWAEFYDELATDFDLRIDAAGPNFGNEVLLDALADSTDVATLVGSRDRYIWPTNHDLRRIPIVNPTLAYPLSLIFRRTDPHPGLRAIINHFGNLTPLPETVWLPSWARARVR; encoded by the coding sequence ATGGACTCCGAGGCAGTGCGATCGTTCGTCCGCGCGGCCGAGCTCGGACAGCTGCAACACGCGGCCGACGAGCTCGGCGTGACGCAACAGGCCGTGTCGAAGCGGATCGCCACCCTCGAGCGCGAGGTCGGCGTCCGCTTGTTCACCCGTACCGCCCGCGGGGTCGAGCTGACCCTCGACGGCCAGGCGTTTCTTCCGCACGCCCGGAGCATCGTCACGGGCGTCGATCGCGCCATCACCGCGATCAGACCGGGGTCACGGGCCCTTCGGATCGACGTCCTCGGCCTGCGATCCGCGCAGGCCGTCGTCCTGCATGACTACTGGCGGTCGCATCCCGAAACCGACCTCGACGTGGTGACCCTCCGGGTCAACGACCCGCGCGTGGCGGTCGCCGCCGTCCAGGCGGGCGATGTCGACGCCTCGTTCCGCACGGTCACCGACCCGGCCACGCTGCCGCGCGACGTGCAAATGATCCACGCGTTCGACTCCCCGCTGGAACTCCTCGTCGGCCCCAGGCATCCGCTCGCCGCCGCGCGCACACTGACACCACCCCAGTTGCGCAAGCATCGGATCTGGGTGCCGGGCATCGCGCCGCGAAGCGAATGGGCGGAGTTCTACGACGAGCTCGCCACCGACTTCGATCTCCGCATCGACGCCGCGGGCCCGAACTTCGGCAACGAGGTACTCCTCGACGCCCTCGCGGACTCCACGGACGTGGCGACCCTCGTGGGCTCGCGCGACCGGTACATCTGGCCGACGAACCACGACCTACGCCGCATCCCGATCGTGAACCCGACGCTCGCGTACCCGCTCTCGCTCATCTTCCGCAGAACGGATCCGCACCCGGGACTGCGGGCGATCATCAACCATTTCGGAAACCTGACACCGCTCCCCGAGACCGTCTGGCTCCCGTCCTGGGCGCGAGCGCGGGTGCGCTAG
- a CDS encoding MFS transporter, protein MGRSFGWLWSAYAVSTYGTWIAFGAFPLIAVRVLHSPAFAVSLLGAAGLAVAAIVAFPLGPWIEHRAKRPVMIAMDLVRFLAMASVPIAYVLGVLSYGQLLVVSVVSGTASIAFAAASGAYLKYLVRGDQLLVANRRFEGTSWVATAAGPPLGGALIGLLGPVVTVLADALSYLLSALGVLRIRGGDVAAPRDPAARWRGADLLAGWRFIRRDRALWRLFLNSILVSGLIMATVPLLSVLLLGQYRFPAWQYGLAFGVPALGGFVGARLCARLVTRYGRHRVMAVSGWLRSLFPLGLAFIRPGIPGLLTVIIVEGLLITCMGVFNPIYATERLQRTPADHAARVLTTWSVSSKLLQAALMMIWGILATLTSPLAAITISGVLLLATPLLLPERVRSPLRRVRSTVHLTDTLSSVPRRPDGGARCMR, encoded by the coding sequence ATGGGACGCAGTTTCGGCTGGCTGTGGTCGGCCTACGCGGTCAGCACCTACGGCACGTGGATCGCCTTCGGCGCGTTCCCGCTCATCGCGGTTCGAGTGCTGCACTCGCCGGCGTTCGCCGTTTCGCTTCTGGGGGCGGCCGGGCTTGCGGTCGCGGCGATCGTTGCGTTCCCGCTCGGGCCGTGGATCGAGCACCGGGCCAAGCGTCCGGTGATGATCGCGATGGACCTGGTCCGGTTCCTCGCGATGGCGAGCGTTCCGATCGCGTACGTCCTCGGCGTGCTGTCCTACGGCCAACTGCTGGTCGTCTCGGTCGTCTCCGGGACCGCGAGCATCGCCTTCGCCGCCGCGTCCGGCGCGTATCTGAAATACCTCGTCCGCGGCGATCAGCTCCTTGTCGCGAACCGAAGATTCGAGGGTACGAGTTGGGTGGCGACCGCGGCGGGACCGCCCCTCGGCGGCGCGCTCATCGGGTTGCTCGGCCCGGTCGTCACCGTCCTGGCCGACGCCCTCAGCTACCTGCTGTCGGCGCTCGGGGTGCTCCGCATCCGCGGGGGCGATGTCGCGGCACCCCGCGACCCGGCCGCCAGGTGGCGCGGAGCCGACCTTCTGGCCGGCTGGCGGTTCATCCGCCGCGACCGCGCACTATGGCGCCTGTTCCTCAACTCAATCCTGGTCAGCGGCCTGATCATGGCCACCGTCCCGCTCCTGTCCGTGCTCCTGCTGGGCCAGTACCGGTTCCCGGCGTGGCAATACGGTCTTGCCTTCGGCGTCCCGGCACTCGGCGGCTTCGTGGGCGCCCGCCTCTGCGCACGCCTCGTGACCCGCTACGGCCGGCACCGGGTCATGGCCGTCTCCGGCTGGCTGCGCTCGCTCTTCCCGCTCGGTCTCGCGTTCATCCGGCCCGGCATCCCCGGACTCCTCACAGTGATCATCGTCGAGGGCCTGCTGATCACCTGCATGGGCGTCTTCAATCCGATCTACGCGACCGAACGCCTGCAACGGACTCCCGCGGACCATGCCGCCCGGGTCCTGACGACATGGAGTGTCAGCAGCAAGCTCCTCCAGGCCGCCCTGATGATGATCTGGGGCATCCTCGCCACACTCACCAGCCCGCTGGCCGCGATCACCATCTCCGGCGTCCTCCTGCTCGCCACCCCACTCCTGCTACCCGAACGGGTTAGGTCGCCATTGCGTCGCGTACGTTCCACAGTGCACCTGACCGATACGCTGAGCAGCGTGCCGCGACGCCCCGATGGAGGTGCTCGATGTATGCGCTGA